The Globicephala melas chromosome 20, mGloMel1.2, whole genome shotgun sequence genome contains a region encoding:
- the RPRML gene encoding reprimo-like protein — translation MNATFLNHSGLEAAGGLGGGGGGAAVGNRSHGLGTWLGCCPGGAPLSASDGVPAGLAPDERSLWVSRVAQIAVLCVLSLTVVFGVFFLGCNLLIKSESMINFLMQERRPSKDVGAAILGLY, via the coding sequence ATGAACGCGACCTTCCTGAACCACAGCGGCCTGGAAGCGGCGGGTGGCttgggcggcggcggcggcggagccgCCGTGGGAAATCGCAGCCACGGGCTGGGCACGTGGCTGGGCTGCTGCCCCGGGGGCGCGCCGCTGTCCGCCAGTGACGGGGTCCCCGCGGGGCTGGCTCCGGATGAGCGCAGCCTGTGGGTGTCGCGCGTGGCGCAGATTGCCGTGCTCTGCGTGTTGTCGCTCACCGTGGTCTTCGGCGTCTTCTTCCTGGGCTGCAACCTGCTCATCAAGTCGGAGAGCATGATTAACTTTCTGATGCAGGAGCGCCGGCCTTCCAAGGACGTGGGCGCTGCCATTCTGGGGCTGTACTGA